A stretch of the Lactuca sativa cultivar Salinas chromosome 9, Lsat_Salinas_v11, whole genome shotgun sequence genome encodes the following:
- the LOC111881218 gene encoding chaperonin CPN60-2, mitochondrial: protein MFRLAANLATKSRIARNNAQQVSSNLSWSRNYAAKDIRFGVEARALMLRGVEELADAVKVTMGPKGRNVVIEQSYGAPKVTKDGVTVAKSIEFKDRVKNVGASLVKQVANATNDAAGDGTTCATVLTRAIYSEGCKSVAAGMNAMDLRRGITMAVDSVVTNLKSRARMISTSEEIAQVGTISANGEREIGELIAKAMEKVGKEGVITISDGKTLYNELEVVEGMKLDRGYISPYFITNTKNQKCELDDPLILIHEKKISSLNAIVKVLELALKNQRSLLIVAEDIESEALATLILNKLRAGIKVCAIKAPGFGENRKSNLQDLATLTGGEVITDELGMNLDKMAPEMLGTCKRVTISKDDTVILDGAGDKKGIEERCEQLRSSIELSTSDYDKEKLQERLAKLSGGVAVLKIGGASEAEVGEKKDRVTDALNATKAAVEEGIVPGGGVALLYASKELDNLVTANFDQKIGVQIIQNALKAPVYTIAANAGVEGAVVVGKLLEQDNPDLGYDAAKGQYVDMVKEGIIDPLKVIRTALVDAASVSSLLTTTEAVIVELPRDEKEAPAMGPGMGGMGDY, encoded by the exons ATGTTTCGTCTAGCAGCCAATCTCGCCACAAAATCAAG GATTGCCAGAAACAATGCGCAGCAG GTTAGCTCGAATTTAAGCTGGAGCCGAAACTACGCTGCGAAAGACATTAGATTTGGAGTAGAAGCGAGAGCTTTGATGCTTAGAGGTGTTGAAGAGCTTGCCGATGCCGTCAAAGTCACAATGGGTCCTAAG GGACGTAATGTTGTCATTGAACAAAGTTATGGGGCTCCTAAGGTGACAAAGGACGGTGTCACTGTGGCAAAGAGTATTGAGTTTAAAGACAGGGTGAAAAATGTGGGTGCTAGCCTTGTCAAGCAGGTTGCTAATGCCACCAACGATGCTGCTGGTGATG GTACTACCTGCGCAACAGTTCTTACTCGTGCAATTTACTCGGAAGGCTGCAAGTCAGTTGCAGCTGGAATGAATGCCATGGATCTTAGACGTGGGATCACCATGGCTGTTGATTCAGTTGTCACGAACTTGAAGAGCAGAGCTAGGATGATCAGTACATCTGAAGAAATAGCACAG GTTGGGACAATATCAGCAAATGGAGAAAGGGAGATTGGTGAACTTATTGCCAAGGCTATGGAGAAAGTTGGCAAAGAAGGTGTCATCACCATTTCT GATGGCAAAACACTTTACAATGAATTGGAAGTGGTTGAGGGAATGAAGTTGGATAGAGGCTATATATCACCTTACTTCATCACCAACACAAAGAATCAAAAATGT GAATTAGATGACCCTTTGATTTTAATACATGAGAAAAAAATCTCCAGCTTAAACGCCATAGTCAAAGTTCTAGAATTGGCTCTGAAG AATCAAAGATCACTGCTGATTGTTGCTGAAGATATTGAGAGTGAGGCATTAGCCACTCTCATTCTTAACAAACTCCGTGCTGGTATCAAG GTGTGTGCCATTAAAGCCCCTGGTTTTGGAGAGAACCGAAAGTCAAACTTGCAGGATCTTGCAACTCTGACTGGAGGAGAG GTCATAACTGATGAACTTGGCATGAATCTTGATAAAATGGCACCAGAAATGCTAGGGACTTGCAAAAGG GTTACAATATCAAAGGATGACACAGTTATTCTTGATGGGGCTGGCGACAAAAAAGGAATTGAAGAAAGATGTGAACAG TTGAGATCATCGATTGAATTGAGCACTTCTGATTATGATAAGGAGAAGCTCCAAGAGAGATTAGCAAAACTTTCTGGTGGCGTTGCTGTTTTGAAG ATTGGAGGAGCAAGTGAAgctgaagttggtgagaagaagGATAGAGTTACTGATGCTCTAAATGCTACAAAGGCTGCAGTTGAAGAAGGAATTGTGCCAG gtGGTGGTGTTGCTCTTCTATATGCTTCAAAGGAGCTTGATAACCTTGTTACAGCTAATTTTGATCAGAAGATTGGTGTTCAAATAATTCAAAATGCTCTCAAG GCACCGGTGTACACAATTGCTGCAAATGCAGGAGTTGAGGGTGCTGTTGTTGTTGGGAAACTATTGGAGCAAGATAACCCTGACCTTGGATATGATGCTGCTAAAG GTCAATATGTAGACATGGTTAAGGAAGGAATCATTGACCCCCTGAAGGTGATCAGGACGGCTTTAGTGGATGCTGCAAG TGTGTCCTCTTTATTGACTACAACAGAAGCTGTGATAGTTGAACTTCCAAGGGATGAGAAGGAGGCTCCGGCAATGGGCCCAGGCATGGGGGGCATGGGTGACTATTAA